From Anomalospiza imberbis isolate Cuckoo-Finch-1a 21T00152 chromosome 6, ASM3175350v1, whole genome shotgun sequence, one genomic window encodes:
- the POLR2L gene encoding DNA-directed RNA polymerases I, II, and III subunit RPABC5, with the protein MIIPVRCFTCGKIVGNKWEAYLGLLQAEYTEGDALDALGLKRYCCRRMLLAHVDLIEKLLNYAPLEK; encoded by the exons ATGATCATCCCGGTCAGGTGCTTCACGTGCGGCAAAATAGTGGGGAACAAGTGGGAAGCCTACCTCGGCCTTCTGCAGGCGGAGTACACGGAAGg AGATGCCCTGGATGCCCTTGGCTTGAAGAGATACTGCTGCCGCAGAATGCTCCTCGCCCACGTGGACCTGATTGAGAAGCTTTTGAATTATGCACCCCTGGAGAAATGA
- the LOC137476587 gene encoding spidroin-2-like, translating to MHYPLPPELPGAGAQRDRPRCPQPAADCPPSRGSGPGRRRKAPLGAGTAAAAGGTRGQRTPLGTQPRTGHSRAEQHRELTGRRRVPAGPGVWKLSESRSHRSARNSAGARGRAPPGRHRLSGLYGAAAQPRSAGSGLCAGLCRRLPPEGAAEPRAKSPERRRDAALTGSRHGDGGGSHRPPLPCPGGAKDTPRRRPCPRRGGARGCRGAPRLIPHPSSLSPARRDARPSPLRRSGRAGGRLPRRSHQLRFPLRYLSQDGMGSPPAAEALSQCNKCPPGRGGRRRRGGGRGAAAQRSGRPGCHSPRRAPSAAARPPPPRARARARSLGPPGTPYRGPLPSSARGGAAPPDPLGRCVGPAGGGAVSPGRARWWRPAAIGSGGAARWEPLAGPRRCRAGAGLGAGPAARLQGALGPGSRTPQLPPGRACRAGQRRPERGWRSAVSGRRAGL from the coding sequence ATGCATTATCCTCTGCCACCAGAGCTCCCCGGCGCGGGTGCCCAGCGGGACCGGCCGCGCTGCCCGCAGCCGGCCGCTGACTGTCCCCCGAGCCGGGGCAGcggccccggccgccgccgAAAGGCTCCTCTCGGTGCGGGCACCGCCGCGGCAGCAGGCGGTACCCGGGGGCAGCGCACACCTCTGGGAACTCAGCCGCGCACAGGTCACAGCAGGGCGGAGCAGCACCGCGAGCTAACGGGACGGCGCCGCGTCCCAGCTGGTCCCGGAGTTTGGAAACTCTCGGAAAGCCGCAGCCACCGCAGCGCCCGCAACTCGGCCGGGGCTCGAGGGCGAGCGCCACCAGGGAGACATCGCCTGTCGGGGCTGTACGGAGCCGCGGCACAGCCCCGCAGCGCCGGGAGCGGGCTGTGCGCCGGGCTgtgccgccgcctcccgcccgAGGGAGCCGCCGAACCGCGGGCAAAGAGCCCCGAGCGACGCCGCGATGCCGCGCTGACAGGGTCGCGACACGGCGACGGCGGCGGGTCCCACCGCCCCCCGCTCCCCTGCCCCGGGGGAGCGAAGGACACGCCGCGCCGGCGCCCCTGCCCGCGGCGCGGCGGAGCGCGGGGCTGCCGCGGGGCGCCCCGGCTCATCCCTCATCCCTcatccctcagccctgcccgccgggaTGCCCGCCCTTCACCCCTCCGCCGgagcgggcgggcgggcgggcggctgCCGCGCCGCAGCCACCAGTTGCGCTTCCCGCTGCGGTACCTCAGCCAGGACGGGATGGGAAGTCCGCCCGCTGCCGAAGCCCTCTCGCAATGCAACAAGTGCCCGCCCGGGCGCGGCGGGAGGAGGCGGCGCGGGGGCGGTCGCGGTGCCGCCGCTCAGCGCTCGGGGCGCCCCGGCTGCCACTCACCGCGCCGCGCGCCCAGCGCCGCCGCGAGACCGccccccccgcgcgcgcgcgcgcgcgcgcgctcTCTTGGGCCGCCGGGGACGCCGTACCGCGGGCCGCTACCATCAAGTGCACGGGGGGGAGCAGCGCCGCCCGACCCGCTCGGCCGCTGTGTGGGGCcggccggcggcggcgcggTTTCCCCCGGCCGGGCGCGGTGGTGGCGGCCGGCGGCCATCGGCAGCGGAGGAGCCGCGCGGTGGGAGCCGCTCGCGGGGCCGCGGAGGTgccgggcgggagcggggctgggagcggggccggccgcTCGCCTCCAGGGAGCCCTCGGACCGGGCTCCCGCACGCCACAGCTGCCGCCAGGCCGTGCGTGCCGCGCGGGGCAGCGCAGGCCTGAGCGCGGGTGGCGGAGCGCCGTGTCCGGGCGCCGCGCAGGGCTTTGA